The Candidatus Deferrimicrobiaceae bacterium genome has a segment encoding these proteins:
- a CDS encoding fructose 1,6-bisphosphatase: protein MKITLSVIKADIGSIGGHIRPSALLLETVRKSVAEKGKKLLIDSHVGFTGDDIAILMTHAEGVLNEQVHKLAWETFLAGTEVAKAQGLYGAGQDLLKDSFSGNVKGMGPAVAEMEFEERPNEPFLLFAADKTDPGAYNLPCYLAFADPMYNAGLILSPKIGVGYSFRIMDVE from the coding sequence ATGAAGATCACATTGTCCGTAATCAAGGCGGATATCGGCTCCATCGGGGGCCACATCCGGCCGAGCGCGCTGCTCCTCGAGACGGTGCGCAAGAGTGTTGCCGAAAAGGGGAAGAAGCTCCTGATCGACAGCCATGTGGGATTCACGGGCGACGACATCGCGATTCTCATGACCCATGCCGAGGGGGTCCTGAACGAACAGGTCCACAAGCTCGCCTGGGAAACGTTCCTCGCCGGAACCGAGGTGGCGAAGGCGCAGGGGCTCTACGGCGCCGGCCAGGACCTCCTCAAGGACTCCTTTTCCGGGAACGTGAAGGGGATGGGGCCCGCCGTCGCCGAGATGGAGTTCGAGGAGAGGCCGAACGAGCCGTTCCTCCTCTTTGCCGCCGACAAGACCGACCCCGGCGCGTACAACCTCCCGTGCTACCTCGCCTTCGCGGATCCCATGTACAACGCGGGGCTCATCCTCTCCCCCAAGATCGGGGTCGGGTATTCCTTCCGGATCATGGACGTCGAGC
- a CDS encoding NAD-dependent epimerase/dehydratase family protein encodes MTGVAGFIGSHVAEALLLRGDRVFGLDNLDPFYDRSLKERNLAALSAHPGFDFTEGDIRDEAALRRWGDGTLAGALIHLAAKAGVRPSVADPVGYADVNVTGTARVLAWARDRAVPRVLFASSSSVYGGNSKIPFAEDDPVDHPVSPYAATKKAGELLCHAFCHLYGMNIASLRFFTVYGPRQRPEMAIRKFTRLLFEGKEIGIYGDGSTRRDYTYVDDVVAGVLGALSAPPGHRIYNLGESATVSLSDLVGLLERVTGRKAFRRFLPVQPGDVPVTYADITRARAEIGYDPKVPVAEGVERFVRWYRSNLAESTYRGGDR; translated from the coding sequence ATGACAGGTGTCGCCGGGTTCATCGGGTCCCACGTGGCGGAGGCTCTCCTTCTCCGGGGCGACCGGGTATTCGGGCTGGACAACCTCGACCCCTTCTACGACCGTTCTCTCAAGGAGAGGAACCTGGCGGCCCTTTCGGCCCACCCGGGGTTTGATTTTACCGAGGGGGACATCCGGGACGAGGCCGCGCTTCGCCGGTGGGGCGACGGCACCCTCGCGGGCGCGCTCATCCACTTGGCCGCGAAGGCGGGCGTCCGGCCGTCGGTGGCCGATCCCGTCGGGTATGCCGACGTGAACGTCACGGGCACGGCCCGAGTCCTTGCCTGGGCGCGGGATCGTGCCGTCCCCCGCGTCCTGTTCGCCTCCTCCTCCTCGGTATACGGCGGCAACTCCAAGATCCCGTTCGCCGAGGACGATCCCGTCGACCACCCGGTGAGCCCCTACGCCGCGACGAAGAAGGCGGGGGAGCTGTTGTGCCACGCCTTCTGCCACCTCTACGGGATGAACATCGCGTCGCTTCGGTTCTTCACCGTGTACGGTCCGCGGCAGAGGCCGGAGATGGCCATCCGCAAGTTCACCCGCCTTCTCTTCGAAGGGAAGGAGATCGGGATCTACGGGGACGGGTCGACCCGGCGCGACTACACCTACGTCGACGATGTCGTGGCGGGAGTGTTGGGGGCGCTCTCGGCGCCGCCCGGCCACCGGATCTACAACCTCGGGGAGTCCGCCACGGTCTCCCTTTCCGACCTCGTCGGCCTGCTGGAGCGGGTCACCGGGCGGAAGGCGTTCCGGCGGTTCCTCCCGGTGCAGCCGGGGGACGTGCCCGTGACCTATGCGGACATCACGCGCGCCCGCGCGGAGATCGGCTATGACCCGAAGGTCCCCGTCGCGGAGGGCGTGGAGCGATTCGTGCGATGGTATCGGAGCAATCTGGCCGAATCCACTTACCGAGGAGGTGACCGATGA